TGTAGGAGCTGACGATCCACATGACCGGTTCTGACGAACTGACCAGCCTGCTGAACCAAGGGTTCAATGGCCTGGAGAAAAAAGCGCAGGAGAGCATCGACAAGTTCAACGCCGCCGTCCACCACATCAATGACTGGCAATTCGTACTCGGTCCGGTGATGCTCGCTATCAACCCGACTCTTGACGCCATACGCGAGGGTCTCGACAAGCTGGTGAAGCTGATCAAGACCGCCGTGGAACATCACCTGCCCGTCGTGTCACTGATTGTGCAGTCCTTCAACTGGACCGACAACGTTCAGGCGCCCGTGAACGGACTCACCCATACGAAGAACCACCTCTCCTATTACTGGGAAGGCAAAGCAAGCGACGCATATAACGAGAAGGTTACGGCGCAGAACGATGCGATCGGCGCTCTCGCGAGCAAGGCGGACCAAGGCAGCAAGTGGCTCATGGACATCGCCAAATACAACGTCGAGTACATGACCGAGCTGGCCAAGATGGCGACCGGTTTCCTGGGCGCCCTCGTCGCCGCCTCGGTCGAAGCGGCGACGGTCGTTGAGATCCCGTTCGCGATCAACGATCTCGCAGGTGCCATCGGAACCCTTGTCACCCAAGCCTTGGACAACCTGGTGGGCATCGCCAAGAGGTTCATGGAGGCGCTCAGCAAGGTGCGGGACCTCAAGAGCATGATGACTGACCAAAAACTTCCCCAAGGACAATGGCCGCAGGCAGTCAACGGCTGAGTCTTTGCCCATCACGAAAAGGGACCATGAGCACAAATCTCCACCGCACCTGGAATCGGCCGGTTGCTCTGCTGACCGCGGCGATGATGTTCACCGGCGGCTGCGGCGTTCCCAGCGCCAAGCCTTACACGACGCCCACATCGCCGTACCCGACGCCCACATCCAGCGCTGGCACGATGTCGAGCAGCCCACCGCCGGGGCCAGTCAAGTACGCCTTCGCCACCTTCAAAAGCTGCCCGGAAATCCGGCAGAAGGTGCCCGATCTGCCGCCACCGTTGAAGCCAGAGCGCGCTGAGGGTCCAGATCGGTTCTCACAGACTTGCACTTTTACAACCTCGAAAGACGATGGCCCGTTCATCACCTTCCGAGTTGAGCTCTATGGAAACCAGCAAGACGTGTACGGCTTCCACTCCGGCGCCGAGCTCGCGAAAACGGGTTTCAACGTCAACGTGCCGTCAGGCACAGAAAAGGAGAGCAGCCTGGGCATCGGCTCGGAAGCCCGCTGGGCGGATCCTGGAGTAGGCGACAGCTGCAAATTGGAAGTTCTCGACGAGAACGCGGCGATGATCACGTCTTACAATTCTGGCAAGGAGGACAACGACCCACGAAGCGAGCAGTGCCGCGATGGCGCGCGCGACGTCGCTAAACAGATCTACGTTGCCGTACAGCCACAGTGATCCGTGCGAAATCGCCGCCAGCTCCAGACCAGGCGGCGAGGGCCGATCTCGTCCGTCGCTCACGGCTCGCTGCGGCGGGCCGAGAGCGCGACGGATGCTCAGATCAGTCCGCCCTTGCTGGCTTCGTAGACGGCTTCCGCGCGGGTGGAGACGCCGAGCTTGCGCATGATGTTGCGCACGTGGAACTTCACCGTCGTCTCGGAGATGTAGAGCTGGCCGCCGATGTGCCGGTTACTGGACCCGGTGGCCAGCAGGCGGAGCACACCCAGCTCGCGTTCGGTCAGTTCCGGTGCGGCGGACCGGTTGCTCATCGACTGCACCATCGCCGCGGCCGAGCGCGAATCGAACGCGCTCTCCTGCCGGGCCACCGCGCGGATCGCCCGGACCAGCTCGGTGGTGTCAACGTCTTTGACCACGTAGCCCCGTGCACCGCGGTGCACGGCGTCGACCACAAGCTTCTCGTCCAGGAAGGTCGTCAGCACCAGAACACCTAGGTCCTCGTGCTCCCCGGTCAACCGCTCGCACAGCGCCAGGCCCTCGGTGTCCTCGCCGGAGGACAGCTTCAGGTCCAGCAGCACCACCGCGGGCCGCGTCCGGCCGACCACCGCGATCGCCTCCGCCGCGGTGGTTGCCTCCCCCACCACTTCGAGGTCCTGCTCCCGTTCCAGCAGCGACCGCAACCCCTGCCGGACGATGGAGTGGTCGTCGACGATCACGATTCGGACCGGCCCCGGCGGCGCGCTGGCCGCGCCCTCGGACTGCCACCCGGCTTCCTCAGACATCGGCGTCCCCTTCCGCCAGCGGCATCGGCACCTCCAGCCTGATGAGCACCCCGCCCATCTGCGCCCTGCCGATGCTGAGCTCACCACCGAGTTCTTCGGCTCGGGCGGCCATATTCGCCAACCCCCGGTGGTGCCCGTTGAGATCGTTCGTGCGCGCCGCCCGCAGCGTTCGCCGCAGCTGCGCGGGATCCCCGGTGCCGTCGTCGGCGATCGACAGCACGATCCGGTCGGCCTCGTACTTCAGGTGCACCGACGCGCGGTCCGCGCCCGAGTGGGTCGCCGTGTTGAACAGGGCCTCCCCGGTCAGCCGCAGCAACGAATGCTCGGCCTCCCCCGGCAGCGGCACCGGCTTGCCTTCGATCCGCACCGCGACGTCGACGTAGGTGGGCAGGTGCACGTTGGACAGCCGTTCCAGCAGCACAGGCAGCGAGCCCGGGCCCTCGTCGGCGCCCCGGTGCAGCGCGTAGATCGACGACCGCAGCTGGGCGACCGCCTGCTGGGTAAGGTCCTTGGCCGCCTGGAGCCGCTCGGCGACCTGCCGCCCGTCGGCGCCCATTGCCGCCAGCTCCGCCCGGCACACCTCCACGGTCATGCCCGCGCTGAGCACGGCCTGGGTCACGCTGTCGTGCAGCTCCCGCGCGATGCGGTGCCGTTCCTCGTCGATAACCTGGCGCTGCATCGCCTCGGTCAGCCGGCGCTGGACCTCCTGCAGCTCGGCGTTGCGCTCGACGAGGTCCTTGGCTTGCCGGGAAGCCTCCTCGTTCAACTGTTCGGCGCGCCCCTTCAGCTGGGCGGCGGTGTGGAACAGGTAGGAGTTGTACAGCGCCACCGCGGCCTGGTTGGCCAACACCCGCAGGACCGCGAGGTCGGTCTCGGTGACCTCCACTCCCGCACCGGGCCGACCCACGACGCCGCCGACCGGTTCCTCGTCGAGCAGCATCGGCGCGCGCACCCGGCCCGGCCCGGCCTCGCCCGGCTCAAGCTCCCACGGGCGCTTGCGGATCACCTCCAGCTGCTCGCGGACCTCGCCGGGCAGATCGTCCTCCTGGTCGATCAGCTCGCCGTCGCGGGCGAACAGGAAACCCGGACGTATCCCGCGCAACGCCCCGTCGGCGACGGCCAGCAGCACCCACTCGGCTTGCAGGTGCTCGACGGCGGCCAGGACGACCGCCTCCACCAACGCGCGCGGTCCCTCCGCCGAGCGCACGACGGCGCGGGAGATCTCATCGAGCGCCTGCACGGCCACGGCCAGCCGCTCGGTGGAACGCCGATACTCGGGGTAGAACGACCGCTTGCTCGACCGCACCCCGGTGAGCTCACCGAGCGTCGTTTCCCCCGCGCGGACGCGGCCACTACCGGACACCGACCTCACATGGCCTTTCGGAACAGCGACTCGATCTCCTCCTGGGTGACCTGGCGCGGGTTGGTCGCGAGGCACGCGTCCTTCATCGTGGTCCTGGCCAGGTGTGCGACGTTGTGCTCGCCGACCCCGAGACAGGACAACCCGCGCGGGACGCCGACGGAGTCGGCCAGCTCGCGGACCCGATCGGCCAGCACCTCGGCGACCTCCGCCGCGGGTACGCGGTCGATGTCGATGCCCGCGGCGGCGGCCAGCGGCACGTAGCGGGTCGGGCTCTGTTCGGCGTTGAACCGGATCACGTGCGGCAGCAGGACCCCGTTGATCACGCCGTGCGGCGCATCGAGCAGCCCACCGACCTGGTGGCTCATGGCGTGGGTGGCGCCGAGAATCGCGTTGGTGAACGCCATCCCGGCCGCCAGCGATCCCTGCGCCATCGCGGTTCGCGGCTCCTGATCGGCCGGATCCAGCAGGGTCGGCAGCAGGTTTCTGGTCACCAGGTGCACGGCGTGCAGCGAGTGCTGATCGGTCAGGACGTTGTGCGCTAGCGAGACGTAGGACTCCATCGCGTGGGTGAGCGCGTCGAGACCGGTCGCCGCGTTCAGCCAGTCGGGCATGGTCGTCAGCAGCCGTGGATCGATGATCGAGATCTCGGGGACCAGCGTCCGGCTGATGATGGTCACCTTCGTCGCGCTAGTGGTGTCGGTGACCACGCAGAACTGGGACACATCTGCCCCGGTCCCCGAGGTCGACGGCACCATGACCAGCGGCGGGATGGGGCTCACGACCCGGTCGACGCCCTCGAAGTCCAGGATGTGCCCGCCGTTGGCGGACACGATGGCCACGCCCTTGGCCGCGTCGATGCAGGAGCCGCCGCCGACGGCGATGATCACGTCCGCGCCGGTCTGGACGTATTCGCAGTAGGCGGCCTGTATCTCGTGATCCTTCGGGTTCGGCGTCAGCTCGTGCCAGACGACCGGGTGCAGCCCCACCTCGCGCAGGTGACCCACTGCCTCGTGCACCCAGCCCGCCTCCACGATGCCCGGGTCGGTCACCAGGAAGGGACGACGCGCGCCGAGCCGCCGAGCCGAGTGACCCAGCTCGGCCAGGGAATCGTGGCCGAACACGATCTCCGGCGCGTGGAACTTCGCCAGGGCCGGACGCGGTGCGCCGACTTCGCTGCGGGTGGGTTGGCGTGGCACGCCCACATGTTCGAATGCGATTTCCAGCTCCGGCATTCTCGTGGTCCTCCCGACTCACCATTGAGCCTCGCCCGCGAACGAGCCCGGCCGGTGTGCCGCGGCGGCTGCAAGCAGACCAGAAGCATGACTGTGGCGTAAACCACAGGTGAACCTACAGCCGGGGACTCTACCTCGGAACTGCCCAGATGAGCACCCCTGACCTGGCCGATCGGACAGGTACGTTAACCCACTTCTTCCAGCAGCAGGCGCAGCCGGGTTTCGAGCACGTTGCGCTGCGGAGCCTCCGGCGGCAGCAGATCCCGTGCTCTTTCCAGCACTTCCAGATCCACACGCCCCGCATCGGTGTTGGCGAAGCGCCAGAGCAGTTCTGGGTCCCCGGTGCCCAGTGCGCAGCCGCGCAGCGACGCCGAGAGCTCGTCGCGTTCGGCGCGGATCGCGGGGGACTCCGAGTGCGGCAGCAGAAGTCCGGCGCGGTCCACGGCGGCGTCGGCGTCGCTTCGGCGCAGCGCCTCGCGGACGGCGTGCAGGTCGCTGTCCACGTCCGCGGCGATGCGGTACGGCCTGGTTTTGACCACGTTCTGGCCGAGGGCATTGCGGATGCGGTGGATCTCCACCCGGACCGTGGTGGGGTTTCCCTGCTCCCCGTGCAGCAACAGCGCGAGCCGTTCCGCGGTCAGGCCGCCGGGGTTCATCGCCAGCAGCGCGAGGATCTCGGCGTGCCGCAGGCTCAGCTCATGCCGCACACCGTCCACTGTGGCCGTTGGGACCACGTCGCCGAGCAGGTGCAACGACAACTGCGGCTTGCGAAGGGGCCGGGGTGGTGCCACGCGCAGCAGATAGCCGCCGTCGAGCGGTTCGAGCTCGGCGTGTTCACCGCCGTCCAACCGGACCGTTCCGCTCTCGTCGAGGCCGATCCGCTGCCCCGGCACGAACCCGGTCGAGGCGGCGCTCGCGATGACCCGCCCGCTGGAGCTCAGCAGCGCCGCAGCCCGGCCGGACCCGGCGAGATGGTGCGCGTTGCGCCCCCGGAATAAGTCGTCCGAGGCGGCCAGGCGCCAGCGAAGTTCGCTTTCGACCAGCCGCGCACTGGCCACCACGAGCGCGAGCAGCGCCGGGTGCATCGTGTGTAGCGGGCCGCTGAGGTCGACCGCGCCGAGCAGCGCGCCCGTATCGGGATCGCGGACCGGACAGGCGGCGCAGGTCCAGGAGTGGTAGTTCCGCACGAGGTGCTCGGCGGAGTGGATCTGCACGGGAGCTCCGGTGGCGAGCGTGGTGCCCATCGCGTTGGTGCCGACCGCGCTTTCGGCCCACCGGGTGCCTTCGGCGAGCTGGACCCGGTCGGCGTCGCGGCAGACCTGGGGATGTCCCTGTCGCCAGAGTATGTTGCCGTCGGCATCGGTGACGATCATGACGTGGCTGGTGCCGTCGGCCGCCTCGAGCAGCGTCTGGCGCAGCATCGGCACCCAGCGCGCCAGCGGGTGCGCCTGCCGGACGTCGTCGAGCCGGTCGTGGTCGAATGCCAGCGGCGGTTGCCGGAGATCGGGGTCGATCCGGGCCTCCAGGCAACGTCGCCAGGATTCGAAGACGACGGGACGCGGCTCGTGCGAGACCCGGTCGCCGGACAGCACGGCAGCATGCGTCCGCTCAAGGAGCCGGGCTCGCTCGAGCGGGTCAACCGAGGTGTCGTAGCTGGTGCCCATTCGCCTGCGCAGGAGTGTCGAGAACGCGGGAACATCCGGTCGCCGAAAGGTTCATAGTGCGGGGTAACTCGGTTACAGGCAAGTGTCTCCCCGGTGCGGATCGTCCCCGTTGCAACGTCGTTGCAACGTCGCTGCTCCTAGCTTCTCGCCACACCAGAGCATGCTCGGCCCAGGTCACGACGGTCCGGGAAGGGCCGCACCAGCGCGAACGATGGTTCTGCAAGCGGCGCGGCTCCCGCGTGCTCACCGAAGAGAAACGGAAACGATTGGCTGGCGCGGGTCGAGGCGATCGGTCCGGTCGATGCTGTCGGCCAGCGGGTTGCCGCCGCGCTCGGAGCGAACAACGGCGCAACGTCGCCGCAACGTTGACCGCCATACGTTCGTCTAACCGGCTGACGGATCCGGGAAAGCCGCAAGCGAAGAAGGCGATCACGCCGTCGTACGATCGCGTCGAGAGGTCGGAAGTGGGCAAGCACTCGCATAGCACGTTGGACAATCTGCTCACCGAAAGCAGGACATTCCCGCCGTCTCAGGAGTTCTCGGCGCAGGCCAACGCCACGTCGGCGTTGTACACCGAGGCCGCGGCGGACCGGGAGGCGTTTTGGGCCAAGCAGGCCGAGCGGCTGGACTGGGACACCAAATGGGATCAGGTCCTGGACTGGTCGGACGCGCCGTTCGCGAAATGGTTCGTGGGCGGACGGCTCAACGTCGCCTACAACTGCGTGGACCGGCACGTGCAAGCCGGACATGGGGACCGGGTCGCCATCCACTGGGAAGGCGAACCAGGCGATTCACAGACGATCACCTACGCACAACTACAGCGAGAGGTCTGCCGCACCGCCAACGCACTGGCGGCACTGGGCGTGGGCGCCGGTGACCGGGTAGCCATCTACCTGCCGATGCTGCCCGAAGCGGTCTACTCGATGCTGGCCTGCGCCCGCCTGGGAGCACTGCACAGCGTGGTCTTCGGCGGATTCTCCGCCGAAGCCCTACGCACCAGGATCAACGACGCCGCCGCCAAGGTCGTCATCACCTGCGACGGGCAATACCGGCGCGGCAAAGCCATGCCACTCAAAGCCAATGTGGACGAAGCAGTCGCCCAGACCCCCAGCGTGGAACACGTCATCGTGGTCAAACGCACCAACACCGACGTCGCCTTCGACCACACCCGGGACAAATGGTGGGACGAGGCCAGGGCCGGCCAGCCCGACACCCACACCCCCCAGGCCTTCGACTCCGAACACCCCCTGTTCATCCTCTACACCTCGGGCACCACCGGCAAACCCAAAGGCATCCTGCACACCTCCGGCGGATACCTCACCCAGGCCGCCTACACCCACCACACCGTCTTCGACCTCAAACCCGACTCCGACACCTACTGGTGCACCGCCGACATCGGCTGGGTCACCGGCCACACCTACATCGTCTACGGCCCCCTGGCCAACGGCGCCACCCAAGTGATCTACGAAGGCACCCCCAACACCCCACACGAAGGCCGCCACTGGGAAATCGTCCAGAAATACGGGGTCACGATCTACTACACCGCACCCACCACCATCCGCACCTTCATGAAATGGGGCTCCCAGATCCCCGCCCACTACGACCTGTCCTCACTACGGCTGCTGGGCAGCGTGGGCGAACCCATCAACCCCGAAGCCTGGATCTGGTACCGCCACAACATCGGCGGCGACCGCACCCCCGTCGTGGACACCTGGTGGCAGACCGAGACCGGCTCCATCATGATCTCCCCCCTACCCGGCGTCACCCCCACCAAACCCGGCTCCGCCCAACAACCCCTACCGGGAATCTCGGCCAAGATCGTCGACGAGACCGGCACCCCGGTCGGCCATGGCAACGGCGGCCTGCTGGTACTCGACGAGCCCTGGCCGGCGATGCTGCGCGGCATCTGGGGCGACCAGCAACGCTACCGGGACACCTACTGGTCGAAATTCGCCGACCTGGGCTTCTACTTCGCCGGCGACGGCGCCAAATACGACGACGACGGCGACATCTGGCTCCTGGGCCGGGTCGATGACGTCATGAACATCTCCGGACACCGCATCTCCACCACCGAGGTCGAATCCGCCCTGGTCTCCCACCCCAACGTCGCCGAGGCCGCCGTGGTCGGCGCCTCCGACCCCACCACCGGCCAGGGCATCGTCGCCTTCGTCATCCTGCGCGGCGGCACCGACGACACCGCCTCCGGCCAGACCGCCCTCAAACAACTACGCGAACACGTCTCCCACGAAATCGGGCCCATCGCCAAACCCCGCCAGATCATGGTCGTGCCCGAACTACCCAAGACCCGCTCCGGCAAGATCATGCGACGACTGCTGCGCGACGTCGCCGAAAACCGCGAAATCGGCGACGTCACCACCCTCGCCGACTCCTCGGTCATGGACCTCATCTCCAAAGGCCTCAGCAAAACCACCGAAGACTGAGCAGAGCCGACCAGACCCCGGCAAGCCGACGCATCCCATCGCCGTCCGCGACCTGCCGGGCGGTAACCACGCGCCCGCTGTGTGCCGTTTTCGCTCGTGCAACAGCGGATTCAGGCTTTCTCCTCGGTCCCGCCAGCACCCATCCCGTTGACAGCGCGGAACTGACCGTTCGGAGAGCTCCCCCCGGCGTCGCCGACGGTTACAAAGGATTCCTGGTTCCGCAGCGCCAAGCCAGGAAGAACGTCCAACGGATCGCTAGCCGATTCGCGAATCTACAAGCACCACTAGGAGTTTCCATGAAAGCCGCAGTCGTCCACGACTTCGCGAAGGAGCTGACCATCAAGGACGTTCCCAAGCCCGAGCCGGGGCCGGGAGAGGTCCTGGTGAAGATCGAAACGTCCGGCCTGTGCCACACCGACATCCACGCGGCGCACGGGGACTGGCCGGTCAAGCCCAAGCTCCCGCTCATCCCCGGGCACGAGGGCGTCGGTATCGTGGCGGGCGTCGGCCCGGAGGTCACCGAAGTGGCCGAGGGCGATCGGGTGGCGATTCCGTGGCTGGGGATCGCCTGCGGCGTCTGCGGCTACTGCACCAGCGGCTGGGAAACCCTGTGCGAGACGCAACTCAACACCGGCTACTCCATCGACGGCGGGTACGCCGAGTACGCCAAGGCGTCGGCGAAGTACGTCGCCAAGGTCCCGGAAGGGGTGGACCCGCTGGATGCGGCGCCGCTGACCTGCGCCGGGGTGACGACCTACAAGGCCGTGAAGCTCTCCGGAGCCCGTCCCGCGTCCACGGTCGCCGTGTTCGGCATCGGCGGGCTCGGGCACCTGGCGCTGCAATACGCCAAGATCTTCGGCGCACGGGTAGTGGCGGTGGACGTGGTCGACGAAAAGCTCGAACTCGCTCGGGAACTCGGGGCCGACCACACCGTCAACGCGCTCACCGAGGATCCCGTGCAGGCGATCAAGGACCTCGGCGGCGCCGACGCCGCGATCTCGGTCGCAGTGGCGCCGTCCGCGTTCGAGCAGGCGTACCGCTCACTGCGCCGAGGCGGCAAGCTGGTCTTCGTCGCGCTGCCGGCGGACAACCACGTGCAGCTGCCGATCTTCGAGACCGTGCTCAACGGCATCACCATCGTCGGCTCGATCGTGGGCACCCGAGGTGACCTGGACGAGGTGTTCCGACTCCACCAGCAGGGCCGCACCAAGGTGATCCGGGAGGCCCGCGGCCTCGACGAGGTCAACGCCTGCTTCGAGGAGGTCAAGAAGGGCCAGGTCAAGGCCCGCCTGGTGTTCGACCTCCGCAGCTGACCCAAAGATCTACCGTGTTGGGGAGTCAAGCTCCCGACCAAAGCGGCGATTTCCATTGAAACCGCTACACGGTGCCCCGGTACGGCGTACCGGGGCATCGCTGTGTTCGCCGTCAGCAGTCGAAGTTCCCAGCCTTCACCGAGTATCGGAGAGCGGTAATGCCTGGTCAGGACATCTTTCCAGGAGCACCCCACGGGCCTTTGCGGGGGCTCGATGAGCGCGAAGGGGAGACGAACGTGTCATGTCGCCCATCGAGGGCGGGAAGCGCTATTCGGCCCAGGCTGAACTGACCTTCCTGCTTCGGGTGACCGAGGGGTGCATCAGGAAGTCCGCCCATCAGCTCATCACGGGAACCGTGACGGACGCTGATCTTCAGCTGCTCGTCAGCGACATGGAACGCATGATGCGGATACTCAAGGGCTACCTGGACGCGAAGAATCCCGCTGGGGGTTCGCAGTGATCGAAGCCTGTTCACACCGGGACCTAGCCACCACGGAGATCACCGAGACGTTCGCGTCCGTTCGGTGCACTGACTGCCTGGCCGGTCACCACCGCTGGACCTCAGTGCGAGCCGAGGCGTACGCCGCAATTCTCACGCGGTGGCATTGCGCCTGTTGGCACTGCCACTGCGACGCCAGGGAAGTCACCGTCGGCGTGAACGAACGTTACCGAAGCTGGCGGCTCCTCCGCCGAGTCCAACACGGGCTGGATCCGCTCTAAGGCACGGGCCGTTGTCGGTCGCGCTCCGGGCCGGAGCACCCCTCCCCCGACCCGGCACCGGTTCGTTCGCGGCCGGTTGGCATCTTGTCCTGTCACGCCAACCGGCCGCTTCCAAACCACGGCGCGTTTCGCACGAGATCGCCTATGCAGTCGGTGTGGACGGCGGGACCCGTAACAGGAACCACGCCACGCGACGACGCCGGAGCCACACGGCACCGAAGTACAAATCCGGTGCCACAAGGCGGATTTCGTCACGCACGGCCCGTGCGACGAACGATGTCCTAGAGTAGTCGATGACGATGCATTCCCGTCCATCCAGCCAGCTCAACCCGGGACCGACCGTGGCACGAACGGCGCGCAGGTCGAAGGGGCCGACACGGTTGGTCAACGCTCTGCCGTCCCGATCGAAAACCTTGCCCTGCCACGCGAACAGGTGGACCAGCCGTGCGAGGACGATGGTTGCGCGAGTCCCCGGCGTGATGATGGCGGTTCCCCGGGTCGGCCCGCGGGGGATGTCTCCAGGAGGGCTCGCCCGGAACAGGGCCTCCAGTTGGGTATTTCCCGCACCGAGCAAGTCGGTTTCGGTGAGATCTCGCCGCACCGTCATCCCACCTCTCCTGTGCGGTCGCCCGGCGCTCTCGGTTCGGCGATTTCAATCGACCGGGAGTCGCCACGGCTCGAAGGCGTTGTCGACCGAAGCCAGCGAGCTGCGCAGCTGCGGGTGGTGCCGGAGCAGGACGGTCTGCATCGAGTTGTCCGCGATCCAGTCCAGACCGGCCTGAGTGTAGACGGCCGGGGTGTAGTGCTCGGTGAGGAAGCGATCGCTGTTGAGGCGACGCGACGCCATCAGCACGAAGATGCGGAAAGCCGTGTCGCTGAAGGCGAAACCCGTGGGTCGTGGCTCGGCGAACATGCCGACGCTCAGGTCGACCTGCTCGACGTCTCCGCCGTAGACATCGCGGATTTCTGCTGCCCATTCCGGATTGTCGGTCAGTGCCTCGAAGTTCGAGGCCGGTGCCAGGTGCAGCAGCCTGCGGAAATCGTTGTAGCGCGGCACGCCGAGTTCTCGGGAGCGCAGGATGTCGGTGGCCCCGAGGTCCTGCAGGTGTCCGTCCGGCCTTTCGAACTCCTGGAGGAACCTGGGGAAGTTGTGCAGCGTCACCAGTCCCGGCGATAGCGTGCCGAAAGAGTAGAGCAGGTCGGCCATCGGTATGCTCTGCAAGATCTCCAGTGCGCGCGGCCCCGCCAGCTCGCCGAAGTCGCAATCGCGCACTCCCGAATCGTCCGCCGCCGAGCGCAACGCCCAGTGATCGCGGATCATCGGGTGCATCCGGTACACGGCGACGAACTCCTCGGTGAGGGCGTAGGGCACGCCGTAGTGGTCGGTTTTTCCGCCGGGAATTCCGCTGAGGACCTCGCTGTCGCCGAATCGTCCGAAGGCGCGGTGCAGGTGCTCCCCGGCGATCCCGAACCAGTTGGCCCGCAGTGCGGCCTTGGTCGTCGGGTGGCTGATCACCGCCGGAGTCCATTCCACGGTATGGATCTTCGCGAGCAGCGCGGCGTTGATAAGCCGGGCACGCTGGAAAAGCTCCTCGTCGTCCCAGAAGGGGTACTCGGCGTGCAACCGATCGCAAATCGCGTTGTGCTCGTGGGTGAAAAGGGTCCGCATCATTTCGGTGCCGAGCCAGAATCCCGGTACCCGAGACGGATCCTTGGCTGGATCTTCCGGCAGCGGAAGCAGCCCGTTGTCGAGCACGTGCAGCCGGCCGCCCACGCCGGTGCGGAGGAACTTCTGGTCGTCGATGTTCGTGCCGTAGACCTGCGAGCCGTCCCACCAGTGGGAAAGGACATTGACGCGCGTCTGCGGCAGATCTGGTCGGTCCGGTGGCCGAGTCGGGTCGTCCGGTGTTCGCATGATGCGCATGGGCCGTTCCGGCCACGGGTCGTCTTCGGCCAGCGTCACCGTCCACGGGTTCTCCGTGGGGCTTGTCCCGTGACTGAACCAGTCCCGGATCATGAACTGCAGCCAGGCCGCGACGAGTGAATTCACCGATGTGGCGGGGCTGAATTCGGTCCGGGTCAGCAGCGCACGGCTGACCTCGCGCGGATTCGGTGTCATGATCGCGGATTCGGTGGCCGCCGGGATGCGGTCCAGCGGGATGTTGCGGCCGAACCGCGATCCGGCCATGCCCATGTCGGGCTGGTGCAGGTCGTTGTAGCTGCCGTCCGCGGTGCGGTTGACCTTATGGCGTGGTCTTGGAGGCTCCAGCTGCGGCTTGTTCACCGCCGGCA
The sequence above is a segment of the Saccharopolyspora phatthalungensis genome. Coding sequences within it:
- a CDS encoding MadR family response regulator transcription factor; translation: MSEEAGWQSEGAASAPPGPVRIVIVDDHSIVRQGLRSLLEREQDLEVVGEATTAAEAIAVVGRTRPAVVLLDLKLSSGEDTEGLALCERLTGEHEDLGVLVLTTFLDEKLVVDAVHRGARGYVVKDVDTTELVRAIRAVARQESAFDSRSAAAMVQSMSNRSAAPELTERELGVLRLLATGSSNRHIGGQLYISETTVKFHVRNIMRKLGVSTRAEAVYEASKGGLI
- a CDS encoding MadS family sensor histidine kinase: MSGSGRVRAGETTLGELTGVRSSKRSFYPEYRRSTERLAVAVQALDEISRAVVRSAEGPRALVEAVVLAAVEHLQAEWVLLAVADGALRGIRPGFLFARDGELIDQEDDLPGEVREQLEVIRKRPWELEPGEAGPGRVRAPMLLDEEPVGGVVGRPGAGVEVTETDLAVLRVLANQAAVALYNSYLFHTAAQLKGRAEQLNEEASRQAKDLVERNAELQEVQRRLTEAMQRQVIDEERHRIARELHDSVTQAVLSAGMTVEVCRAELAAMGADGRQVAERLQAAKDLTQQAVAQLRSSIYALHRGADEGPGSLPVLLERLSNVHLPTYVDVAVRIEGKPVPLPGEAEHSLLRLTGEALFNTATHSGADRASVHLKYEADRIVLSIADDGTGDPAQLRRTLRAARTNDLNGHHRGLANMAARAEELGGELSIGRAQMGGVLIRLEVPMPLAEGDADV
- a CDS encoding iron-containing alcohol dehydrogenase; the protein is MPELEIAFEHVGVPRQPTRSEVGAPRPALAKFHAPEIVFGHDSLAELGHSARRLGARRPFLVTDPGIVEAGWVHEAVGHLREVGLHPVVWHELTPNPKDHEIQAAYCEYVQTGADVIIAVGGGSCIDAAKGVAIVSANGGHILDFEGVDRVVSPIPPLVMVPSTSGTGADVSQFCVVTDTTSATKVTIISRTLVPEISIIDPRLLTTMPDWLNAATGLDALTHAMESYVSLAHNVLTDQHSLHAVHLVTRNLLPTLLDPADQEPRTAMAQGSLAAGMAFTNAILGATHAMSHQVGGLLDAPHGVINGVLLPHVIRFNAEQSPTRYVPLAAAAGIDIDRVPAAEVAEVLADRVRELADSVGVPRGLSCLGVGEHNVAHLARTTMKDACLATNPRQVTQEEIESLFRKAM
- a CDS encoding GAF domain-containing protein; amino-acid sequence: MGTSYDTSVDPLERARLLERTHAAVLSGDRVSHEPRPVVFESWRRCLEARIDPDLRQPPLAFDHDRLDDVRQAHPLARWVPMLRQTLLEAADGTSHVMIVTDADGNILWRQGHPQVCRDADRVQLAEGTRWAESAVGTNAMGTTLATGAPVQIHSAEHLVRNYHSWTCAACPVRDPDTGALLGAVDLSGPLHTMHPALLALVVASARLVESELRWRLAASDDLFRGRNAHHLAGSGRAAALLSSSGRVIASAASTGFVPGQRIGLDESGTVRLDGGEHAELEPLDGGYLLRVAPPRPLRKPQLSLHLLGDVVPTATVDGVRHELSLRHAEILALLAMNPGGLTAERLALLLHGEQGNPTTVRVEIHRIRNALGQNVVKTRPYRIAADVDSDLHAVREALRRSDADAAVDRAGLLLPHSESPAIRAERDELSASLRGCALGTGDPELLWRFANTDAGRVDLEVLERARDLLPPEAPQRNVLETRLRLLLEEVG
- the acs gene encoding acetate--CoA ligase, which codes for MDNLLTESRTFPPSQEFSAQANATSALYTEAAADREAFWAKQAERLDWDTKWDQVLDWSDAPFAKWFVGGRLNVAYNCVDRHVQAGHGDRVAIHWEGEPGDSQTITYAQLQREVCRTANALAALGVGAGDRVAIYLPMLPEAVYSMLACARLGALHSVVFGGFSAEALRTRINDAAAKVVITCDGQYRRGKAMPLKANVDEAVAQTPSVEHVIVVKRTNTDVAFDHTRDKWWDEARAGQPDTHTPQAFDSEHPLFILYTSGTTGKPKGILHTSGGYLTQAAYTHHTVFDLKPDSDTYWCTADIGWVTGHTYIVYGPLANGATQVIYEGTPNTPHEGRHWEIVQKYGVTIYYTAPTTIRTFMKWGSQIPAHYDLSSLRLLGSVGEPINPEAWIWYRHNIGGDRTPVVDTWWQTETGSIMISPLPGVTPTKPGSAQQPLPGISAKIVDETGTPVGHGNGGLLVLDEPWPAMLRGIWGDQQRYRDTYWSKFADLGFYFAGDGAKYDDDGDIWLLGRVDDVMNISGHRISTTEVESALVSHPNVAEAAVVGASDPTTGQGIVAFVILRGGTDDTASGQTALKQLREHVSHEIGPIAKPRQIMVVPELPKTRSGKIMRRLLRDVAENREIGDVTTLADSSVMDLISKGLSKTTED